In one Pseudomonas sp. SG20056 genomic region, the following are encoded:
- a CDS encoding ABC transporter ATP-binding protein, with protein MLELRNVVHNYPGANRAALQGIDLQLQAGECLGLLGSNGAGKTTLLSLLSGVLTLQQGKLRWEGQPRLGLVPQQLAFYAGLKVGENLELFADLYHLRGNERRQRLQQCIDICALQDKLTRRSEQLSGGEQRRLNFAIGLLQPADLYLFDEATVGVDAASRQHLLAAVEQLTADGKAVIYTSHYLEEVERVAQRILLLHEGQVRLDLDKRQLLGDDHGLLLEWPDAPPAGLNQLLASLQLTAEVLPKGLRIAALNSQQLLAISEFVATQDGLPNLLRFGRPSLEQLYLRLNGGRL; from the coding sequence ATGCTTGAACTGCGCAATGTCGTTCACAACTATCCAGGCGCCAACCGCGCGGCGCTACAGGGTATCGACCTGCAGCTGCAGGCGGGCGAATGCCTCGGTTTGCTGGGCAGCAACGGCGCCGGCAAGACCACCCTGCTCTCACTGCTTAGCGGCGTGCTGACGCTGCAGCAGGGCAAGCTGCGCTGGGAGGGTCAACCCAGGCTCGGTCTGGTACCGCAGCAACTGGCCTTCTATGCCGGGCTCAAGGTGGGCGAGAACCTCGAACTGTTTGCCGACCTGTATCACCTGCGCGGCAATGAGCGCCGCCAGCGTCTGCAGCAATGCATCGACATCTGCGCCCTGCAAGACAAGCTGACGCGGCGCAGCGAACAACTGTCCGGCGGAGAGCAACGGCGTTTGAATTTTGCCATCGGCCTGCTGCAACCGGCTGACCTCTATCTGTTCGATGAAGCCACCGTGGGCGTCGATGCGGCGAGTCGTCAGCACTTGCTGGCCGCCGTGGAGCAGCTGACTGCCGACGGCAAGGCGGTGATCTACACCAGTCACTACCTCGAAGAGGTCGAACGGGTGGCCCAGCGCATTCTGCTGCTGCATGAAGGCCAGGTACGCCTGGACCTGGACAAACGCCAACTGCTCGGCGACGACCACGGCCTGCTGCTGGAATGGCCGGATGCGCCACCTGCCGGCCTTAACCAGCTGCTCGCGAGCCTGCAACTAACGGCCGAAGTATTGCCCAAGGGTCTGCGTATCGCAGCACTGAATAGCCAGCAGCTGCTGGCCATCAGCGAATTTGTCGCCACCCAGGATGGCCTGCCCAACCTGCTGCGCTTCGGCCGCCCGTCGCTGGAACAGCTCTATCTGCGCCTTAACGGGGGCCGGTTATGA
- a CDS encoding beta-hydroxyacyl-ACP dehydratase produces MDRTQLHSLLPHQGPALWLDGLLAHDPLSIQGLSAWRYLESFGPDASPCLLFEAAAQLCAAHGALYGDASAIEMALVGKLSQLQLHHEPRQRSGALQVNAQQEALSPAGALYAFSIHSDEHLLLDGKLLLVLIHA; encoded by the coding sequence ATGGATCGCACTCAACTGCACAGCCTGCTGCCCCACCAGGGCCCAGCCCTCTGGCTGGATGGCCTGTTGGCGCATGACCCACTGAGCATCCAGGGTCTGAGCGCCTGGCGTTACCTGGAGAGCTTTGGCCCCGACGCCTCGCCTTGCCTACTGTTTGAAGCCGCCGCACAGTTGTGCGCCGCGCATGGTGCCTTATACGGCGATGCCAGTGCCATTGAAATGGCCCTGGTTGGCAAGCTCTCGCAATTGCAGCTGCACCATGAACCAAGGCAGCGCAGTGGCGCGCTGCAGGTCAATGCCCAGCAGGAGGCGCTAAGCCCGGCCGGGGCGCTGTATGCCTTCAGTATCCACAGCGACGAACACCTGCTGCTCGACGGCAAACTGCTGTTGGTGCTGATTCATGCTTGA
- a CDS encoding isoprenylcysteine carboxylmethyltransferase family protein: MAWLQGGAFGLGTLVLLALSWRALQRPKSHGFYRFFAWEAILGLLVLNGPVWFVDRFAAHQLASWALLFASLLVLFPGLYQLRRMGRPNQQRQDAELFAFERTSQLVTSGIFRLIRHPLYASLLLLAWGVACKQPNGLSLVLALLASLALWLTAKRDEAECRQQFGEAYCDYMQRSKMFIPWLF, translated from the coding sequence ATGGCGTGGTTGCAGGGGGGGGCTTTCGGGCTGGGGACGCTGGTGCTGTTGGCGCTGTCCTGGCGTGCATTGCAGCGGCCAAAGTCCCATGGCTTCTATCGTTTTTTTGCCTGGGAGGCGATTCTCGGCTTGCTGGTGCTCAATGGCCCGGTCTGGTTTGTCGACCGCTTTGCTGCCCATCAGCTGGCGTCCTGGGCGTTGCTGTTTGCCTCTCTGCTGGTGCTGTTTCCCGGTCTCTACCAATTGCGCCGCATGGGCCGCCCGAATCAGCAGCGTCAGGATGCCGAATTGTTCGCCTTCGAACGCACTTCGCAGCTGGTGACCAGCGGCATCTTTCGCCTGATCCGTCACCCGCTGTATGCCTCGCTACTTTTATTAGCCTGGGGTGTGGCCTGCAAGCAGCCCAATGGCCTAAGCCTGGTTCTGGCGCTGCTGGCCAGCCTGGCACTCTGGCTGACCGCCAAGCGCGACGAAGCCGAGTGTAGGCAGCAGTTTGGCGAGGCGTATTGCGACTATATGCAGCGCAGCAAGATGTTTATCCCCTGGCTGTTTTAA
- the pip gene encoding prolyl aminopeptidase, translated as MQTLYPEIKPYARHELAVQAPHVLYVDESGSPDGLPVVFIHGGPGAGCDAASRRYFDPNLYRIVTFDQRGCGRSTPHASLENNTTQALIADMEQIREHLGIDKWVLFGGSWGSTLALAYAQAHPQRVHGLILRGIFLCRPQEIQWFYQEGASRLFPDYWEDYLAPIPADERGDLVQAFYKRLTGPDQIAQMHAAKAWSTWEGRTATLRPNPQVVDRFSDAHRALSIARIECHYFVNNAFLETDQLLRDMPKIAHLPGVIVHGRYDVICPLDNAWALHQAWPNSELQIIRDAGHSAAETGITDALVRAADELARRLLNLSPDEA; from the coding sequence ATGCAGACCTTGTATCCGGAGATTAAACCCTACGCCCGTCATGAGCTGGCGGTGCAGGCGCCGCACGTGCTGTATGTCGACGAGAGTGGTTCGCCGGATGGTTTGCCTGTGGTGTTTATTCATGGTGGCCCGGGCGCCGGCTGCGACGCGGCGAGCCGGCGCTATTTCGACCCCAACCTGTACCGTATTGTCACCTTTGATCAGCGTGGCTGCGGCCGTTCTACACCGCACGCCAGCCTGGAGAACAACACTACTCAAGCACTGATCGCTGACATGGAGCAGATCCGCGAGCACCTCGGCATAGACAAGTGGGTGCTGTTCGGCGGCTCATGGGGTTCGACCCTGGCGCTGGCTTATGCTCAGGCTCATCCGCAGCGCGTGCATGGGCTGATTCTGCGCGGCATCTTCCTGTGTCGCCCGCAGGAAATTCAGTGGTTTTACCAGGAAGGGGCGAGCCGCCTATTCCCCGATTACTGGGAAGATTACCTCGCGCCGATCCCTGCAGATGAGCGCGGTGATCTGGTACAGGCCTTCTACAAACGCCTGACCGGCCCGGATCAGATAGCCCAGATGCATGCTGCCAAAGCCTGGTCGACCTGGGAAGGGCGTACTGCCACCCTGCGCCCCAATCCTCAGGTGGTTGACCGTTTCAGTGACGCCCACCGCGCGCTGTCGATTGCCCGCATCGAATGCCATTACTTCGTCAATAACGCCTTCCTCGAAACCGATCAGCTGCTGCGCGACATGCCGAAGATTGCCCACTTGCCCGGGGTGATCGTACACGGCCGCTATGACGTGATCTGCCCGCTGGACAACGCCTGGGCGTTGCACCAGGCCTGGCCGAACAGCGAGCTGCAGATCATCCGCGATGCCGGCCATTCGGCTGCTGAAACCGGGATCACCGACGCGCTGGTGCGCGCCGCCGACGAACTGGCGCGGCGCCTACTCAACCTGTCTCCGGACGAAGCATGA
- the dtd gene encoding D-aminoacyl-tRNA deacylase produces MKALIQRVRGARVEVAGEVVGAIDQGLLALVGVEPQDTPASVEKILHKLLNYRVFSDAAGKMNLSLSDSGGGLLLVSQFTLAADTKSGLRPSFSSAAPPALGAELFDLLVAQARGKHPQVATGQFGADMQVHLVNDGPVTFLLES; encoded by the coding sequence ATGAAGGCACTGATTCAACGGGTGCGTGGCGCCCGAGTAGAAGTGGCGGGTGAGGTGGTTGGCGCAATTGATCAGGGCCTGCTGGCACTGGTGGGCGTCGAGCCGCAGGACACCCCAGCCAGTGTCGAGAAAATTCTGCACAAGCTGCTCAACTACCGCGTGTTCAGCGATGCCGCCGGCAAGATGAATCTGTCGCTCAGCGATAGTGGCGGCGGCCTGCTGCTGGTGTCGCAATTCACCCTGGCCGCCGACACCAAGAGCGGCCTGCGCCCAAGCTTTTCCAGTGCCGCACCACCGGCATTGGGCGCAGAGCTGTTCGACCTGCTGGTCGCCCAGGCACGCGGCAAACACCCGCAGGTCGCCACTGGCCAGTTCGGTGCCGATATGCAGGTGCATCTGGTCAATGACGGGCCGGTGACCTTTTTGCTGGAAAGCTAG
- a CDS encoding 2-hydroxychromene-2-carboxylate isomerase: protein MSKTLEFFFDFGSPASYLAWTQVLRIAREAGAQLIWRPMLLGGVFKATGNQSPVMIPSKGAWMLRDLARFASRYGVPMAFNPHFPINTLTLMRGAAGYQGSERFEHYVKTLFEALWVQQKNLSKPEVVAEVLSSAGFDLSEFEQLVSDEAVKERLKATTEEAIKRGVFGAPTFFIGQEMHFGQDRLDFVAEALAR from the coding sequence ATGAGCAAAACCCTGGAATTCTTTTTCGATTTCGGCAGCCCAGCCAGCTACCTGGCCTGGACCCAGGTGCTGCGAATCGCCCGCGAAGCCGGCGCGCAGCTTATCTGGCGACCGATGTTGCTCGGTGGCGTATTCAAAGCCACCGGCAACCAGTCGCCGGTCATGATCCCAAGCAAGGGCGCCTGGATGCTCAGGGACCTCGCACGCTTTGCCAGCCGCTATGGCGTGCCGATGGCCTTCAATCCGCATTTCCCGATCAACACCCTCACTCTGATGCGCGGCGCAGCCGGTTATCAGGGCAGCGAACGCTTCGAGCACTATGTGAAAACCCTCTTCGAAGCGCTGTGGGTGCAACAGAAAAACCTCAGCAAGCCTGAGGTCGTGGCAGAAGTATTGAGCAGCGCGGGTTTCGACCTGAGTGAGTTTGAGCAACTGGTCAGCGATGAAGCGGTGAAGGAACGCCTCAAGGCCACCACTGAAGAAGCGATCAAGCGCGGCGTGTTTGGCGCACCGACCTTCTTCATCGGCCAGGAGATGCACTTCGGCCAGGATCGCCTGGACTTTGTTGCCGAAGCCCTGGCGCGTTAG
- a CDS encoding SDR family oxidoreductase: MSERKTILVVGAGDATGGAIAKRFAREGYVACVARRNAEKLVPLVAEIEAAGGTARAFGCDARVEEQVVELFATIEREVGPLHAVVFNIGANVQFSITETTERVYRKVWEMAALAGFLTGREAAKVMLPRGQGTIIFTGATASLRGRANFSAFASAKFALRALAQSMARELGPKGIHVAHPIIDGAIDTAFIRDTFPQLYQLKDQDGILNPNHIADTYWQIHCQPRDCWVHELDLRPWSETF, from the coding sequence ATGAGCGAACGCAAAACAATTCTGGTCGTCGGCGCTGGTGATGCCACCGGCGGCGCCATCGCCAAACGCTTCGCCCGCGAGGGTTATGTCGCCTGCGTGGCACGACGCAACGCCGAGAAACTCGTGCCATTGGTGGCGGAGATCGAAGCGGCTGGCGGAACTGCCCGCGCCTTTGGCTGCGATGCGCGGGTCGAGGAGCAGGTGGTCGAGCTGTTCGCCACCATCGAACGCGAGGTCGGCCCGCTGCATGCGGTGGTGTTCAATATCGGCGCCAACGTACAGTTTTCCATCACCGAAACCACCGAGCGGGTCTACCGCAAGGTTTGGGAAATGGCCGCGCTGGCCGGTTTTCTCACCGGCCGTGAAGCCGCCAAAGTGATGCTGCCGCGTGGCCAGGGCACGATCATCTTTACCGGCGCCACCGCTTCCTTGCGCGGCCGGGCAAATTTCTCTGCCTTCGCCAGCGCCAAGTTCGCCTTGCGCGCGCTGGCTCAAAGCATGGCCCGCGAACTCGGCCCCAAGGGCATTCATGTCGCCCACCCGATTATCGACGGGGCCATCGATACCGCGTTTATCCGCGACACCTTTCCGCAGCTGTACCAGCTCAAGGATCAGGACGGTATTCTCAATCCCAACCACATCGCTGACACCTACTGGCAGATCCATTGCCAGCCTCGTGATTGCTGGGTGCATGAGCTGGATCTGCGGCCATGGTCTGAGACGTTCTAA
- a CDS encoding helix-turn-helix domain-containing protein: protein MRWEELEQQPCSLARTLSVVGDRWTLLVLRESFLGIRRFDEFEKRLGITRHVLADRLKKLAEAGVLDKVAYQQRPLREEYCLSAKGRDLYPAIMALVHWGDRYMSGAEGAPIRHIHRSCGQPMHGVLVCSDCGEPLQPRDVQLEEAPALRGQLLPAHWHQLQDQG, encoded by the coding sequence ATGCGTTGGGAAGAACTGGAGCAACAACCCTGCTCGCTGGCCCGCACCCTGTCGGTGGTGGGGGATCGCTGGACGCTGCTGGTGCTGCGCGAGAGTTTTCTCGGTATTCGCCGCTTTGACGAGTTCGAGAAACGCCTGGGGATTACCCGCCATGTGCTCGCCGATCGCCTGAAAAAGCTGGCGGAGGCAGGGGTGCTGGACAAGGTGGCGTATCAGCAGCGGCCGTTGCGTGAGGAGTACTGCCTGAGCGCCAAGGGGCGTGATCTGTATCCGGCCATCATGGCGCTGGTGCATTGGGGCGACCGCTATATGAGCGGCGCCGAGGGTGCACCGATCCGGCACATCCACCGCAGCTGCGGGCAGCCGATGCATGGCGTACTGGTGTGTTCGGACTGTGGTGAGCCGCTGCAGCCGAGGGATGTACAGTTGGAGGAAGCGCCTGCGCTCAGGGGTCAGCTACTGCCAGCGCATTGGCATCAACTGCAGGATCAGGGTTAG
- a CDS encoding 16S rRNA (uracil(1498)-N(3))-methyltransferase, with protein sequence MNLLLLEDGDFIAADRVLLSGRRLKHLHDVHRAEAGDSLRVGRLNGLMGSGQLLRLDAEQAELSVELDHPPPEKLPLTLLLALPRPKMLRRVLQTVSSMGVPRLILLNSYRVEKSFWQTPFLEPAAIREQLILGLEQARDTVLPEVIIEKRFKPFVEDQLPGIAAGTVGLVGHPGDFPACPRAVEQPVTLAIGPEGGWIPYEVEKLTEAGLQPVQLGARILRVETAVTALLARLF encoded by the coding sequence GTGAACCTGCTGCTGCTGGAAGACGGCGACTTTATCGCTGCCGACCGCGTGCTGCTCAGCGGCCGTCGCCTCAAGCACCTGCATGACGTGCACCGCGCCGAAGCGGGCGACAGCCTGCGCGTAGGCCGCCTGAATGGCCTGATGGGCAGCGGCCAATTGCTGCGCCTGGATGCTGAGCAGGCCGAGTTGTCTGTGGAGCTCGATCATCCGCCGCCTGAGAAACTACCCCTGACCCTGCTGCTCGCCCTGCCCCGGCCGAAGATGCTGCGGCGTGTGTTACAAACCGTCAGCAGTATGGGCGTGCCTCGGCTGATTCTGCTGAACAGCTACCGGGTGGAAAAAAGCTTCTGGCAGACGCCTTTCCTCGAACCCGCAGCGATTCGCGAACAGCTGATTCTCGGCCTGGAACAGGCCCGCGATACCGTGCTGCCGGAAGTCATTATCGAGAAGCGCTTCAAGCCCTTTGTCGAAGATCAGCTGCCTGGCATCGCTGCTGGCACAGTGGGCTTGGTCGGCCATCCCGGCGACTTCCCAGCCTGCCCGCGCGCAGTCGAACAACCAGTGACGCTGGCCATCGGCCCGGAAGGCGGCTGGATTCCCTACGAAGTGGAAAAGCTCACCGAAGCCGGCCTGCAACCGGTGCAGCTGGGCGCGCGAATTCTGCGGGTGGAAACAGCAGTGACTGCATTACTGGCGCGCCTGTTCTAA
- the tatC gene encoding twin-arginine translocase subunit TatC: MSQRPDSDQEMPLVSHLTELRTRLLRIVAAVFALFAGLFYFSQDIYALVAAPLRAYLPEGATMIATGVASPFLTPFKLTLMVALFLAIPIILHQIWGFIAPGLYKHEKRIAVPLLISSILLFYAGMAFAYFVVFPIMFGFFASVTPEGVAMMTDIGQYLDFVLTLFFAFGVAFEIPIATFLLIWVGVVDVATLRKSRPYVIVGCFVVGMVLTPPDVFSQTLLAVPMWLLFEAGLLCGSLVKRRDDEETAATEESDSSTNDQPPAAQP, from the coding sequence ATGAGCCAACGACCGGACAGCGATCAGGAAATGCCCCTGGTCTCCCACCTGACCGAACTGCGCACGCGCCTGCTGCGCATTGTCGCAGCGGTGTTCGCCCTGTTTGCCGGGCTGTTCTATTTCTCTCAGGACATCTACGCACTGGTCGCCGCGCCACTGCGCGCTTACTTGCCGGAAGGTGCAACGATGATCGCCACCGGTGTGGCCTCGCCGTTTCTCACGCCGTTCAAGTTGACCCTGATGGTCGCGCTATTTCTGGCCATCCCGATCATCCTGCATCAGATCTGGGGCTTTATCGCGCCGGGGCTGTACAAGCATGAGAAGCGCATTGCCGTCCCGCTGCTGATCTCCAGCATCCTGCTGTTCTATGCGGGAATGGCCTTCGCCTACTTCGTGGTGTTCCCGATCATGTTCGGCTTCTTCGCCAGCGTGACCCCGGAAGGCGTGGCGATGATGACCGATATCGGTCAGTACCTGGATTTCGTTCTGACCCTGTTCTTCGCCTTTGGCGTGGCCTTCGAAATCCCCATCGCGACCTTTTTGCTGATCTGGGTTGGCGTGGTCGATGTCGCAACCCTGCGTAAAAGCCGGCCCTATGTGATCGTTGGCTGCTTCGTCGTTGGCATGGTGCTGACACCGCCAGACGTGTTCTCGCAAACCCTGCTGGCCGTACCCATGTGGTTGCTGTTTGAAGCAGGCCTGCTGTGCGGCAGCCTGGTCAAGCGCCGTGACGACGAGGAAACCGCGGCGACAGAGGAAAGCGACAGTTCGACCAACGACCAACCACCCGCTGCACAACCGTGA
- the tatB gene encoding Sec-independent protein translocase protein TatB, with the protein MFDIGFTELLLVGIVALVVLGPDRLPGAVRTAGLWIGRIKRSFSAIKAEVEREIGADEIRRQLHNEQILELEREMNAMKQSLSAPLSSTSEPSTTNAAPAAEPAAATDSTRQDKSPQP; encoded by the coding sequence ATGTTTGATATCGGCTTTACCGAACTGCTGCTGGTCGGCATCGTCGCCCTGGTGGTGCTGGGGCCTGATCGCCTGCCCGGCGCAGTGCGCACGGCCGGTTTGTGGATCGGTCGGATCAAACGCAGCTTCAGCGCGATCAAGGCTGAGGTCGAGCGTGAGATCGGCGCGGATGAAATCCGCCGCCAGCTGCATAACGAGCAGATCCTTGAGCTGGAGCGGGAAATGAACGCGATGAAACAAAGCCTCAGCGCGCCGCTTAGCAGTACCAGCGAACCGAGCACAACCAACGCTGCACCCGCCGCAGAGCCGGCAGCCGCTACCGACAGCACCCGTCAGGACAAAAGCCCACAACCATGA
- the tatA gene encoding twin-arginine translocase TatA/TatE family subunit, with protein sequence MGFGGISIWQLLIILLIVVMLFGTKRLKGLGSDLGDAIKGFRKSMDNGDAEKPAPAVDEPKGQTIDAQARKVEEPAKKD encoded by the coding sequence ATGGGATTCGGTGGCATTAGCATCTGGCAACTCCTGATCATCCTGCTGATCGTGGTCATGCTGTTCGGCACCAAGCGCCTCAAGGGCCTGGGTTCTGACCTGGGCGACGCGATCAAGGGCTTCCGTAAGTCGATGGACAACGGCGACGCTGAGAAGCCGGCCCCGGCCGTGGACGAGCCGAAAGGTCAGACCATCGACGCTCAGGCGCGCAAGGTCGAAGAACCGGCGAAAAAAGACTAA
- a CDS encoding phosphoribosyl-ATP diphosphatase yields the protein MTDTLSRLAEVLESRKGAAADSSYVASLYHKGLNKILEKVGEESVETILAAKDAAVSGDCSDVIYETADLWFHSLVMLAALGQHPQAVLDELDRRFGLSGHAEKAARSQD from the coding sequence ATGACTGATACCCTGAGCCGCCTGGCCGAGGTGCTGGAGTCGCGCAAAGGCGCTGCCGCCGACAGCTCGTATGTCGCCAGCCTGTACCACAAGGGCCTGAATAAGATTCTGGAAAAGGTCGGTGAGGAGTCGGTGGAAACCATCCTCGCGGCCAAAGATGCAGCCGTCAGCGGCGACTGCAGCGATGTGATTTATGAAACCGCCGACCTGTGGTTCCACAGCCTGGTTATGCTTGCCGCCCTCGGCCAGCACCCCCAGGCCGTATTGGACGAGTTGGACCGGCGCTTCGGCCTCTCCGGGCACGCGGAAAAAGCCGCACGCTCGCAAGACTGA
- the hisI gene encoding phosphoribosyl-AMP cyclohydrolase: MTDWLDDINWNSDGLVPAIAQDHKTGRVLMMAWMNREALSLTATEQRAIYWSRSRGKLWRKGEESGHVQKLHEMRLDCDADVIILMVEQLGGIACHTGRESCFYRVFENGTWKIVEAVLKDPHAIYSAGHTHE, encoded by the coding sequence ATGACTGACTGGCTCGACGACATCAATTGGAACAGCGACGGCCTGGTACCGGCCATCGCCCAGGACCACAAGACCGGCCGTGTGCTGATGATGGCCTGGATGAACCGTGAGGCTCTGTCCCTGACGGCCACCGAACAACGTGCCATCTACTGGTCACGCTCGCGCGGCAAACTCTGGCGTAAGGGCGAAGAATCCGGGCATGTGCAGAAACTGCATGAAATGCGCCTGGACTGCGACGCTGACGTGATCATCCTGATGGTTGAACAGCTGGGCGGTATCGCCTGCCACACCGGCCGCGAGAGCTGCTTTTACCGGGTGTTTGAGAACGGCACCTGGAAAATCGTCGAAGCGGTGCTGAAAGACCCGCATGCCATCTACAGCGCAGGACATACCCATGAGTGA
- the ubiB gene encoding ubiquinone biosynthesis regulatory protein kinase UbiB, giving the protein MKLLAVRRLLRIQRVVIRYQLDDLLFALPLPFWARLLRYVLPWRWLPRRDLLLSRGARLRLALEELGPIFIKFGQLLSTRRDLLPTDIADELAKLQDQVPPFDPAKALALIESQLGAKVGEVFARFDTQPLASASVAQVHAAQLKSGEEVVVKVIRPGLKPVIEQDIAWLFLLAKVAERASADARRLRPVEVVSDYEKTIYDELDLLREAANASQLRRNFEGSPLLYVPQVYWDYCRPKVLVMERIYGIQVTDLETLADQRTDMKLLAERGVEIFFTQVFRDSFFHADMHPGNIFVSTRTPWNPQYIAIDCGIIGSLTAEDQDYLARNLIAFFKRDYRRVAQLHIDSGWVPAETKINDFEAAIRTVCEPIFEKPLKDISFGQVLLRLFQTARRFNMEVQPQLVLLQKTLLNIEGLGRQLYPDLDLWNTAQPFLERWMRERISPLQLLRNLQLQAEQVPHLSQIARETLERLNQQPVSRQEQPVARRQWPARLLGAALIGGAATQGLALSLIAWPSWLMLAGGLYLVLRR; this is encoded by the coding sequence ATGAAGCTGCTTGCCGTTCGTCGTCTGTTGCGTATCCAGCGCGTAGTCATCCGCTACCAGCTGGACGACCTGTTATTCGCCCTGCCGCTGCCTTTCTGGGCTCGCTTACTGCGTTATGTGCTGCCCTGGCGCTGGTTACCGCGCCGCGACCTGCTGCTGTCGCGCGGCGCACGTCTGCGTCTGGCGCTGGAAGAACTGGGGCCGATCTTTATCAAGTTTGGCCAACTGCTTTCCACCCGCCGCGACCTGTTGCCCACTGATATCGCTGACGAGCTGGCCAAGCTGCAGGATCAGGTACCGCCCTTCGACCCGGCCAAAGCGCTGGCACTGATCGAATCCCAATTGGGCGCAAAGGTCGGTGAAGTGTTTGCCCGCTTTGATACGCAACCGCTGGCATCGGCTTCGGTCGCCCAGGTGCATGCCGCGCAGCTGAAAAGCGGCGAAGAAGTGGTGGTAAAAGTCATCCGCCCAGGCTTGAAACCGGTCATTGAGCAGGACATCGCCTGGCTGTTTCTACTGGCCAAAGTGGCCGAGCGCGCCTCCGCGGACGCGCGCCGCCTGCGCCCGGTGGAAGTGGTCAGCGATTACGAAAAGACCATTTACGACGAACTCGACCTGCTGCGCGAAGCGGCCAACGCCAGCCAGCTGCGGCGCAACTTCGAAGGCTCGCCGCTGCTCTATGTGCCGCAAGTGTACTGGGACTATTGCCGGCCGAAGGTGCTGGTCATGGAGCGCATCTACGGCATTCAGGTTACCGACCTGGAAACCCTGGCCGATCAGCGCACCGATATGAAACTGCTAGCCGAACGCGGCGTGGAGATTTTCTTCACCCAGGTGTTCCGCGACAGTTTCTTCCATGCCGACATGCACCCCGGCAACATCTTCGTCAGCACGCGCACGCCATGGAACCCGCAATACATCGCGATCGACTGCGGCATCATCGGCAGCCTCACCGCTGAAGATCAGGACTACCTGGCGCGCAACCTGATTGCCTTCTTCAAGCGCGATTACCGTCGCGTGGCGCAGTTGCATATCGACTCTGGCTGGGTGCCGGCAGAAACCAAGATCAATGATTTCGAGGCGGCGATCCGCACGGTGTGCGAGCCGATTTTCGAGAAGCCGCTGAAGGACATCTCCTTCGGCCAGGTGCTGCTGCGCCTGTTCCAAACCGCGCGACGCTTCAATATGGAAGTGCAGCCGCAGCTGGTGCTGCTGCAAAAAACCCTGCTGAATATCGAAGGCCTGGGCCGCCAGCTCTACCCCGACCTGGACCTGTGGAACACCGCCCAACCGTTCCTCGAGCGCTGGATGCGTGAGCGCATCAGCCCGCTGCAGCTGCTGCGCAACCTGCAACTGCAGGCCGAGCAGGTGCCGCACCTGTCGCAAATTGCCCGTGAAACCCTGGAGCGCCTCAATCAGCAACCGGTCAGCCGCCAGGAACAACCCGTGGCGCGCCGCCAATGGCCTGCACGCTTGCTCGGCGCAGCGCTGATCGGTGGCGCCGCTACTCAGGGCCTGGCGCTGAGCCTGATCGCCTGGCCGAGCTGGCTAATGCTGGCGGGCGGCCTCTATCTGGTGCTGCGCCGATAG
- a CDS encoding SCP2 sterol-binding domain-containing protein, with protein MLLTGLLAGVELGLNRVLAMDSTALPRLARLSGRVIAVECAAPNLQLFILPSSNGLQLAAQWAGDADCHLRAPAASLLRLAVSRDKTSILHSPDVTLDGDSAALLELAGILQDLELDWEYELSRWLGPVGSQLLGGHLRSRVNWSSQALDSLRLNLADYLSEESRSLVGQREADARFAELDHLKLSLDRLDARIERLAQRHKPIA; from the coding sequence ATGCTGCTGACCGGGCTGCTGGCCGGCGTCGAACTCGGCCTCAATCGCGTGCTGGCTATGGACAGCACCGCGCTGCCGCGCCTGGCGCGCTTAAGCGGTCGGGTGATTGCCGTGGAGTGCGCCGCGCCAAATCTGCAGCTGTTTATTCTGCCTAGCTCCAACGGCCTGCAACTGGCCGCGCAATGGGCCGGCGATGCTGATTGTCACTTGCGCGCCCCCGCCGCCAGCCTGTTGCGCCTGGCCGTGAGCCGCGACAAGACCAGCATCCTGCACAGCCCGGACGTCACGCTGGATGGCGACAGCGCCGCCCTGCTGGAACTGGCCGGAATCCTTCAGGACCTTGAGCTGGACTGGGAATACGAACTGTCGCGCTGGCTCGGCCCAGTCGGCAGCCAGCTGCTCGGTGGCCATCTGCGCAGTCGGGTGAACTGGAGCAGCCAGGCGCTCGACAGCCTGCGCCTGAACCTGGCCGATTACCTCAGTGAAGAATCCCGCAGCCTGGTCGGCCAGCGCGAAGCCGATGCGCGCTTCGCCGAACTGGACCACCTCAAGCTATCCCTCGACCGACTCGACGCGCGCATCGAGCGCCTCGCCCAACGCCATAAGCCCATCGCATGA